A single region of the Microbulbifer sp. MKSA007 genome encodes:
- the bioF gene encoding 8-amino-7-oxononanoate synthase: MTLNEVLQQRLAERRQQNLYRELKTLDRAPGPRARVDGRELLVFSSNDYLGLASREEVIAAQKAGAECGAGATASHLVNGHLDIHHRLQQCIAEVTGREAALIFSSGYMANIGTICALLGRADNIVSDRLNHASLIDGARLSGANSLRFAHNDLAGLERQLQRATSRGGATLVAVDGVYSMDGDLAPLAEIATLCKQYNAWLMVDEAHGFGVMGSEAYPLAGSCALAGLSQEQAPVVMGTLGKAVGNAGAFIAGSRSLIDFLTQFARPYIYTTGMTPAVAAGALAAIALIRDEPQLQGRLRVNIAYFRRGALQLGLPLQASASAIQPLVLGCENTVMAVARELQERGFLVGAIRPPTVPPGTARLRITLSAAHRAEDIDELLGALQQILQDAGVLDK, translated from the coding sequence ATGACCCTGAATGAAGTCCTGCAACAGCGCCTCGCCGAGCGCCGCCAGCAGAATCTGTACCGGGAGCTAAAAACCCTCGATCGTGCACCCGGGCCGCGAGCCCGGGTCGATGGGCGGGAGCTACTGGTATTTAGCAGTAACGACTACTTGGGGCTTGCCAGCCGCGAGGAAGTCATCGCAGCACAGAAGGCGGGAGCGGAGTGTGGTGCAGGCGCCACAGCCTCTCACCTGGTTAATGGTCACCTGGATATTCATCACCGCTTGCAGCAGTGCATCGCCGAGGTAACCGGGCGAGAAGCGGCGCTGATATTCTCGAGTGGCTACATGGCGAATATCGGCACTATTTGTGCCCTGCTGGGGCGAGCCGACAATATTGTTTCGGACAGGCTTAATCACGCCTCACTGATTGACGGTGCCCGTTTGAGTGGCGCCAACAGTCTGCGCTTTGCCCATAACGATCTCGCTGGCCTTGAACGCCAATTGCAGCGCGCTACTAGCCGGGGTGGCGCTACTTTAGTAGCGGTGGATGGCGTTTACAGCATGGATGGTGATTTGGCCCCTCTGGCTGAGATTGCCACTCTGTGTAAGCAATACAACGCCTGGTTAATGGTTGATGAGGCCCACGGCTTTGGCGTAATGGGTAGCGAAGCATACCCACTGGCGGGCAGCTGTGCCCTGGCGGGGCTGTCCCAGGAACAAGCCCCGGTTGTGATGGGTACCCTGGGGAAAGCGGTTGGCAATGCCGGTGCCTTTATTGCGGGCTCCCGGTCACTGATAGATTTCCTCACCCAGTTTGCGCGGCCCTATATCTATACCACCGGAATGACGCCAGCAGTGGCTGCCGGCGCCTTGGCTGCTATCGCATTGATTCGCGATGAGCCTCAGTTACAAGGGCGCTTGCGGGTAAATATCGCTTATTTCCGCCGGGGGGCACTACAGCTCGGTCTACCTCTTCAGGCGTCAGCCAGTGCGATACAGCCGCTGGTGTTGGGCTGTGAAAACACTGTGATGGCGGTTGCCAGAGAATTGCAGGAGCGCGGGTTCCTGGTGGGTGCCATTCGCCCGCCTACAGTGCCGCCGGGCACTGCGCGCTTGCGCATTACCCTGAGCGCGGCTCACCGGGCCGAGGATATTGATGAGCTACTAGGCGCGCTGCAGCAGATTTTGCAGGACGCAGGGGTACTGGATAAGTGA
- a CDS encoding alpha/beta fold hydrolase: protein MTRVEHLVFLHGWGGSADLWRPLIESLARRPEVQLHCIELPGFTTQGAEDWPPLEALLQKLYQQLPPRCILVGHSLGGMLAVRLASIAKQDKVLGLMTIAANACFVERDGWPGMAESTFKAFFDAFTSSPESTWERFCSLQARGDSAMRSLLKDLKAQKPQINSDAWRGALCCLAELDNRQYLERLSVPARHLFGDRDALVPIEAARSIEACGGTIKVIPETGHLPHCTKADIVAEYLFEFLGPIGPPG, encoded by the coding sequence GTGACACGGGTTGAACACTTGGTTTTCCTGCATGGGTGGGGCGGGAGTGCAGACCTTTGGCGGCCGCTTATAGAATCCCTGGCGCGTCGTCCAGAAGTGCAACTCCACTGTATTGAGTTACCTGGATTTACTACACAAGGTGCTGAGGACTGGCCCCCACTAGAAGCTTTGCTGCAGAAGCTTTACCAGCAACTTCCCCCTCGCTGTATCCTGGTTGGCCACTCCCTCGGCGGTATGCTTGCTGTTCGCCTGGCTTCTATAGCGAAGCAGGACAAAGTTCTGGGGTTAATGACCATAGCTGCCAATGCCTGCTTTGTGGAGCGAGATGGCTGGCCGGGCATGGCCGAGAGCACTTTCAAGGCATTTTTCGATGCTTTTACATCATCTCCGGAGAGTACCTGGGAGCGATTTTGCTCACTACAGGCAAGGGGTGATAGCGCCATGCGCTCTTTGCTTAAAGACCTTAAGGCACAAAAACCTCAAATAAATAGTGATGCCTGGCGGGGAGCATTGTGCTGTCTGGCAGAGTTGGATAACCGCCAATACCTGGAACGTCTGTCCGTGCCCGCACGGCACCTGTTTGGTGACAGGGATGCCCTGGTTCCCATTGAGGCTGCTCGGTCCATTGAGGCGTGTGGGGGCACTATTAAAGTCATACCCGAGACGGGCCATTTACCCCATTGCACCAAGGCTGATATCGTCGCTGAATATCTATTCGAGTTTCTGGGGCCTATTGGCCCCCCCGGCTGA
- the bioC gene encoding malonyl-ACP O-methyltransferase BioC, protein MAPPAEPFDKAAVARSFTRAAQGYDDCAHLQRAVCRQLLAQADDSWAPRTILDLGSGTGFGTELLRRHFPEAQIIALDLAEGMLKFARTQRPEADGYVAADAEQLPLAAGSIDLVFSSMALQWCYRLPQLFAELQRILAPEGRCLVATLGPKTLVELKQSWAQVDGGVHVNQFLPAEQWREAALHSDLSGLVTDELRLLHFDSLRQLMRELKGVGAHNINRAADKGMTGRRKLQHLSVAYENKREERGLPVTYEVIYMNLTACRAKKSG, encoded by the coding sequence TTGGCCCCCCCGGCTGAGCCGTTTGATAAGGCTGCGGTAGCTCGCTCTTTTACCCGGGCAGCACAGGGCTACGATGATTGCGCCCATCTGCAGCGGGCAGTCTGCCGGCAACTGTTGGCCCAAGCCGATGACAGCTGGGCACCCCGCACAATCCTCGATTTGGGCAGTGGCACCGGATTCGGTACTGAACTGTTGCGGCGGCATTTTCCTGAGGCGCAAATTATTGCCCTGGATCTGGCGGAGGGGATGCTGAAATTTGCCCGGACGCAAAGACCCGAAGCTGATGGTTACGTTGCGGCCGATGCCGAGCAGTTACCCCTGGCGGCGGGTAGTATTGATTTGGTGTTTTCAAGTATGGCGCTGCAATGGTGCTACCGCCTGCCGCAATTGTTTGCTGAGTTGCAGCGAATACTGGCCCCTGAAGGGCGGTGCCTGGTTGCCACCCTTGGCCCTAAAACCCTGGTGGAATTGAAACAGAGTTGGGCTCAAGTGGATGGGGGTGTACATGTCAATCAGTTCCTGCCCGCCGAGCAATGGCGTGAAGCGGCACTGCACAGTGACCTCAGCGGATTGGTTACGGATGAATTGCGCCTACTGCACTTTGATAGCCTGCGCCAGTTGATGCGGGAGCTTAAGGGAGTGGGTGCACACAATATTAACCGGGCGGCGGATAAAGGTATGACAGGTCGCCGCAAACTGCAGCACTTGTCCGTGGCCTATGAGAATAAGCGGGAAGAGCGTGGATTGCCGGTAACTTACGAGGTGATCTATATGAATCTCACCGCTTGCAGGGCAAAAAAATCCGGCTGA
- a CDS encoding L,D-transpeptidase family protein: MRCHCEITDNYPNCLKTMRYLTFALLLLVPIFASAKVDPVDHVVVYKSKKLMQLIRDGRVVKSYTVSFGDNPRGHKVRQGDERTPEGRYTLDWKNPNSRFYRSIHVSYPNKQDRARAAKMGVSPGGDIMIHGIKPQWSYMEKHLRRTNWTDGCIAVASNREMDEIWALVKTPIPIDIYP; this comes from the coding sequence ATGCGGTGTCATTGCGAAATAACCGACAACTACCCGAACTGCTTAAAGACCATGCGATACCTGACCTTTGCCCTGCTCCTGCTGGTGCCAATCTTTGCTTCAGCGAAAGTTGATCCCGTTGACCACGTCGTAGTTTATAAGTCCAAGAAACTCATGCAGCTGATACGGGACGGCCGTGTCGTGAAAAGCTATACCGTGTCTTTTGGCGATAACCCCAGGGGACACAAGGTTCGCCAGGGGGACGAGCGCACCCCTGAAGGCCGCTACACACTGGACTGGAAGAATCCCAACAGCCGTTTTTACCGTTCAATCCACGTGTCCTATCCCAACAAGCAGGACCGTGCACGGGCAGCCAAAATGGGGGTCAGTCCCGGCGGTGACATTATGATCCACGGTATCAAGCCCCAATGGTCCTATATGGAAAAACACCTGCGCCGCACCAACTGGACCGATGGCTGTATCGCCGTGGCCTCCAATCGCGAAATGGACGAAATCTGGGCTCTGGTGAAGACGCCAATCCCTATCGACATCTACCCCTGA
- the bioD gene encoding dethiobiotin synthase translates to MAKTYFIAGTDTEVGKTYVSAALLSAAAEAGLQTAAVKPVASGCEHTDDGLRNEDALLLQEAMTLKLPYQQVNPFALEPAIAPHIAAAEVGKQLNVARMAGVCRGVMSAGADLVLIEGAGGWRTPLGPRSFLSQLPRELNLPVILVVGMQLGCINHALLTVEAIRRDGLPLVGWVANFVRGEGMARAEENLHTLKALLPAPLLGSLPFDSAANYRNAAQYLDIDGLIAQADH, encoded by the coding sequence TTGGCAAAAACCTATTTTATCGCCGGTACTGACACCGAGGTCGGCAAGACATATGTGAGCGCCGCACTGCTATCGGCAGCGGCGGAGGCAGGCTTGCAAACGGCGGCAGTGAAGCCTGTGGCATCTGGATGTGAGCACACGGATGATGGCCTGCGCAATGAAGATGCCCTTTTGCTCCAGGAAGCGATGACTCTGAAGCTGCCTTACCAGCAAGTAAACCCCTTTGCCCTGGAGCCCGCTATTGCTCCGCATATAGCGGCCGCAGAGGTGGGTAAGCAGTTAAATGTTGCGCGGATGGCTGGCGTCTGTCGGGGAGTGATGTCTGCAGGGGCCGACCTGGTTTTGATCGAAGGTGCTGGTGGCTGGCGCACCCCGTTGGGCCCAAGAAGCTTTCTGTCCCAGTTGCCCCGGGAACTAAACCTACCGGTCATACTCGTGGTGGGCATGCAACTTGGCTGTATCAACCATGCATTACTCACAGTAGAGGCAATCCGCCGTGATGGGCTTCCGTTAGTGGGTTGGGTAGCCAACTTTGTGCGTGGTGAGGGTATGGCTCGCGCAGAGGAGAATCTGCATACCCTTAAGGCTCTACTGCCGGCTCCTCTTCTAGGCTCTCTTCCATTCGATAGCGCCGCGAACTATCGCAATGCTGCCCAGTACCTGGATATCGATGGGTTAATTGCCCAAGCCGATCACTGA
- a CDS encoding 3'-5' exonuclease, with product MQKASQLTMKNQTCILLVDLECTCDNEPPLPPEEAETIELGAIVGSLTQKSFVQLDERQLYVKPFHHRKLTLFCTELTGITQEQVDKASLLPGVLDKFKDWLSNYELAAWGSWGNFDAWQLRMETGRKEIANPLQYLPHINVKQIFADNKGHRVNLAKAIKLSGLTFSGRLHSGIDDTRNIAQLLENDIALRTSFLNQI from the coding sequence TTGCAAAAAGCTTCTCAATTAACGATGAAGAATCAAACCTGTATCCTTTTGGTTGATCTCGAATGTACTTGTGATAACGAGCCGCCCCTCCCTCCAGAAGAAGCCGAAACCATAGAGTTGGGTGCGATAGTGGGAAGTTTGACACAAAAATCTTTTGTTCAATTAGATGAAAGGCAGCTATACGTAAAACCCTTTCATCACAGGAAATTGACACTATTTTGTACCGAATTAACGGGTATTACTCAGGAGCAGGTTGATAAGGCCTCGTTGTTACCCGGGGTACTGGATAAATTCAAAGATTGGCTTTCCAACTATGAATTAGCCGCATGGGGCAGCTGGGGAAATTTTGATGCATGGCAATTGCGCATGGAAACAGGCAGAAAGGAAATAGCAAACCCCTTACAGTACCTGCCTCACATTAATGTGAAGCAAATATTCGCTGACAATAAAGGACACCGCGTCAACCTAGCCAAGGCTATTAAACTATCGGGGCTTACATTTAGTGGGCGACTGCATTCCGGTATCGATGACACACGAAATATCGCCCAACTTCTGGAAAATGATATCGCCCTACGAACTAGCTTTTTAAATCAGATATAA
- a CDS encoding amino acid--tRNA ligase-related protein, translated as MKLANNSWFNLLVDLQDILTRETAMFWRGQGIGTVHLPVTTGSISSPVGLGSDSIPVSIQLNGQETYLADSMQFQLELCCRMKPRGAYYLMPSFRGEDWDATHLCQFMHSEVEISGDLDEAMSLAEGYIRVLCEAILREQAESITRAIGSLSHLESVANGDLTFNSVTFDEAAKLLQDKPEFIDKTDYGRNLTRAGERELIRTIGPFVWVTKWDHGIVPFYQAMDKNGYSALNSDLLFGCGEVVGCGERHVDDLAVLTAMKVHGVNPESYKWYTNMKRVYPLRTAGFGMGVERFLMWVLQHDDIRDLQILPRRNGFELSP; from the coding sequence TTGAAACTAGCAAATAATTCTTGGTTTAACTTGCTGGTAGATTTGCAAGACATACTTACTCGAGAGACAGCAATGTTCTGGCGAGGCCAGGGAATTGGAACCGTTCACTTACCTGTTACGACTGGTAGTATTTCGAGCCCAGTTGGGCTGGGCAGTGATTCAATTCCTGTGAGTATTCAATTAAATGGTCAGGAAACATATCTAGCCGACTCCATGCAGTTTCAGCTTGAGTTGTGTTGTCGAATGAAGCCTCGGGGCGCTTATTATCTAATGCCGTCATTTCGTGGGGAGGACTGGGACGCTACACATCTCTGTCAGTTTATGCACAGCGAGGTAGAAATTAGTGGCGACTTGGATGAGGCTATGTCTTTGGCTGAAGGATATATCCGTGTGCTTTGCGAAGCGATACTTAGGGAGCAAGCTGAGTCAATTACACGAGCAATCGGCAGCTTAAGTCACTTAGAGTCAGTGGCAAACGGAGATTTAACTTTTAATTCTGTTACTTTTGATGAAGCCGCCAAGCTTCTTCAGGACAAGCCGGAGTTTATCGATAAAACGGATTACGGGCGAAATCTTACTAGAGCGGGAGAGCGAGAGCTTATCAGAACTATTGGCCCCTTTGTTTGGGTTACCAAGTGGGACCATGGAATTGTTCCTTTTTATCAAGCCATGGATAAAAACGGCTATAGCGCATTAAATAGTGATCTCTTATTTGGATGTGGCGAAGTGGTTGGTTGTGGTGAGAGACATGTTGACGATCTGGCCGTTCTCACAGCTATGAAGGTACATGGGGTAAATCCAGAATCCTATAAGTGGTATACGAATATGAAGCGGGTTTACCCATTGAGAACGGCTGGATTTGGCATGGGTGTTGAGCGATTTTTGATGTGGGTGCTCCAACACGATGATATTCGGGATCTCCAGATATTACCTCGTAGAAATGGATTTGAATTGTCACCATGA
- a CDS encoding LD-carboxypeptidase, which produces MNNRFYPKLIPGKAIAIYSPSSNVASEYPDRLIRSVKALERTLNTKVVLPEQVCFSRGFTAGTALERAQAFESLLLDHSIAGIMCSIGGFNSAEILEHLNRDIVCRYPKVLIGNSDATALILGIFSLSGWTTYFGPTLLPQFGEYPQPFAFTIENLFSAIGNNETLTELRDPAAWTREFTDWGESPQRRRLMGKDSHRIVYREGLGEGILFGGNIETLNMLVGTPYLNIPSDIIFFWEAHAEEARLERVRRALTHLRQSGILSHVRGMLIGRSPYCTDIAGVTLKDTVLEACADFDFPIVANLSFGHTDPMLTLPIGVLANVCVMKGSEARITIV; this is translated from the coding sequence ATGAATAACAGGTTTTATCCTAAGTTAATACCGGGAAAGGCGATAGCAATATATTCACCCTCTTCAAATGTAGCAAGTGAATATCCTGACCGATTAATTCGGAGCGTCAAAGCCTTGGAGCGAACCTTGAATACAAAGGTTGTACTGCCGGAGCAGGTGTGCTTTTCAAGAGGATTTACGGCAGGGACTGCATTGGAGCGGGCTCAGGCGTTTGAGAGTTTATTACTCGATCACTCGATTGCGGGAATCATGTGTTCAATTGGAGGATTCAACTCAGCTGAAATATTAGAACACTTGAATCGAGATATTGTTTGCCGATACCCCAAAGTGTTAATTGGCAACAGCGATGCGACAGCCTTGATTTTAGGTATTTTTAGTTTGAGTGGATGGACTACTTATTTTGGCCCCACGCTGTTACCTCAGTTTGGCGAATACCCTCAGCCTTTTGCTTTTACGATCGAGAACCTTTTTTCTGCCATTGGTAATAATGAGACCTTGACAGAGCTAAGAGATCCTGCTGCATGGACTCGTGAATTTACTGACTGGGGTGAAAGTCCGCAACGGCGTCGTTTGATGGGAAAAGACAGTCACCGAATAGTTTATCGAGAAGGGCTGGGTGAGGGGATATTGTTTGGAGGGAATATAGAGACGCTAAATATGCTTGTGGGTACGCCATATCTTAATATCCCCTCAGATATTATTTTTTTCTGGGAGGCCCACGCTGAAGAAGCGCGACTAGAGAGGGTTCGTCGTGCCCTTACCCATTTGCGTCAATCAGGGATACTCTCTCACGTTAGAGGTATGCTTATTGGACGCTCGCCATATTGCACTGATATAGCCGGCGTCACGCTAAAAGATACGGTTCTTGAGGCTTGTGCGGATTTCGACTTTCCAATAGTGGCGAATCTAAGCTTTGGGCACACAGATCCCATGTTGACTTTACCAATCGGTGTTTTGGCTAATGTTTGTGTAATGAAAGGTAGTGAGGCCCGTATCACAATTGTCTAA
- a CDS encoding HIT family protein — MKHACLAVNPRQRSKGALLVIPSWHTNHFTACDSAVLSDVSNLILTGVDILREAFQPDGIHTFCNSGVSAGQSEDHMHVQIIPRYADEPYSFVPSDEIPLLAEDKLAELVSVLLRRSANVD, encoded by the coding sequence ATGAAGCACGCTTGCCTGGCGGTAAATCCGAGGCAGCGCAGTAAAGGCGCATTGTTAGTAATCCCTTCTTGGCACACGAATCATTTTACCGCTTGTGACTCGGCAGTTTTATCAGATGTCAGCAATTTGATCCTAACGGGTGTTGATATTCTGCGAGAGGCATTTCAGCCAGATGGTATTCATACATTCTGCAATTCTGGAGTGTCCGCAGGCCAGTCTGAAGATCACATGCATGTGCAAATCATCCCGCGATATGCAGATGAGCCCTATTCATTTGTACCCAGTGATGAGATTCCACTATTAGCTGAGGATAAGTTAGCCGAACTCGTCAGCGTTCTACTGCGAAGGAGCGCCAATGTAGACTAG
- a CDS encoding acyl-CoA dehydrogenase C-terminal domain-containing protein — MADYKAPLREMNFLLHEVFAAEKLWAELPGLAGAVDRETADAILEEMAKLAANTLDPINRTGDEEGCQWNDGVVTTPKGFKEAYATFCEGGWGGLLGNPEYGGMGMPKMLGAQVEEMINASNISFALYPVLTNGACLAIDAHASDALKEKYLPKMYEGTWAGAMGLTEPHAGTDLGIIRTKAEPRGDGSFSISGSKIFITGGDQDLSENIIHLVLAKLPDAPKGPRGISLFLVPKYKVNEDNSIGEHNDVNCGSIEHKMGIKASATCAMNFDGAQGWLVGEENKGLAAMFTMMNYERLGVGIQGLGASDRSYQNAVEYARDRIQSRSPAGAKQPEKAADPIIVHPDVRRMLLTQKALVNGGRALSTYVAKWLDISKFGEGEEKRNAENMVALLTPVAKAFTTDMGLDCTILGQQVFGGHGYIREWGQEQLVRDVRITQIYEGTNGIQALDLVGRKTVATGGALFELFAADVQGFIDAQIDREEMAEFIQPLIAEMQRLREATENMVAATQQDPHAPGAASVEYLHLFGYVAYAFMWAKIVSAALPKAEADSFYSGQIKTARFYFARLLPRTQALAGSVNAGSASLMDLEEELF; from the coding sequence ATGGCCGACTATAAGGCGCCACTAAGGGAGATGAACTTCCTACTTCACGAGGTATTTGCTGCGGAAAAACTCTGGGCGGAATTGCCCGGGTTGGCTGGAGCGGTAGATCGTGAGACCGCAGATGCGATTCTCGAAGAGATGGCCAAGCTGGCTGCCAACACCCTGGATCCGATCAATCGCACTGGCGACGAAGAGGGCTGCCAGTGGAATGACGGTGTGGTGACCACGCCGAAAGGCTTTAAAGAAGCCTATGCCACCTTCTGTGAAGGCGGCTGGGGTGGACTGCTGGGCAACCCGGAATACGGCGGCATGGGTATGCCGAAAATGCTGGGCGCTCAGGTTGAGGAGATGATCAATGCTTCAAATATCTCTTTTGCACTCTACCCGGTTCTGACTAACGGCGCCTGCCTGGCAATTGATGCCCACGCCAGTGATGCGCTGAAAGAAAAATACCTGCCCAAGATGTATGAGGGAACCTGGGCTGGTGCCATGGGCCTTACCGAGCCTCACGCCGGTACAGACCTGGGTATTATCCGCACCAAGGCCGAGCCCCGTGGCGATGGCAGCTTTAGCATTAGCGGCAGCAAGATCTTTATCACCGGCGGTGATCAGGATCTGTCCGAAAACATAATTCACCTGGTATTGGCAAAATTGCCAGACGCACCCAAGGGACCGAGAGGCATCTCGCTGTTCCTGGTGCCCAAATACAAGGTGAACGAAGACAACAGCATCGGCGAGCACAATGATGTGAACTGTGGCTCGATCGAGCACAAAATGGGTATCAAGGCCTCCGCTACCTGTGCGATGAACTTCGACGGCGCCCAAGGCTGGCTGGTCGGCGAGGAGAACAAAGGACTCGCGGCCATGTTTACCATGATGAACTACGAGCGTCTGGGTGTCGGTATCCAGGGCCTCGGCGCTTCAGATCGCTCCTATCAGAATGCTGTTGAATACGCTCGCGACCGTATCCAAAGCCGCTCTCCAGCGGGCGCCAAGCAGCCGGAGAAAGCCGCAGACCCCATCATTGTGCACCCGGATGTGCGCCGTATGCTGCTTACCCAAAAAGCTTTGGTGAATGGTGGCCGCGCCCTGTCCACTTACGTGGCCAAGTGGTTGGATATTTCCAAGTTCGGCGAGGGTGAAGAGAAAAGGAACGCGGAGAATATGGTTGCCTTGCTGACCCCGGTAGCCAAAGCCTTTACTACCGATATGGGATTGGATTGCACGATCCTCGGTCAGCAGGTCTTCGGTGGCCACGGTTATATCCGCGAATGGGGCCAGGAACAGTTGGTACGCGATGTGCGTATTACCCAGATCTATGAAGGAACCAATGGTATCCAGGCTCTGGATCTGGTGGGCCGTAAGACTGTAGCCACTGGCGGTGCTCTATTCGAATTGTTTGCTGCAGATGTACAGGGCTTTATCGATGCCCAGATTGATCGAGAGGAAATGGCAGAGTTTATCCAGCCGCTCATCGCTGAGATGCAACGCCTGCGTGAAGCAACTGAGAATATGGTTGCCGCCACTCAGCAAGACCCCCACGCACCGGGTGCTGCCTCTGTAGAGTACCTGCACCTGTTCGGCTACGTCGCTTACGCCTTTATGTGGGCGAAAATTGTGTCTGCGGCGCTGCCGAAAGCGGAAGCGGATAGCTTCTACAGCGGCCAGATAAAGACAGCGCGCTTCTACTTTGCTCGCCTGTTGCCACGTACCCAGGCATTGGCCGGCAGTGTCAATGCAGGCAGCGCTAGCTTGATGGACTTGGAGGAAGAGCTGTTCTAA